In Myxococcus stipitatus, the following are encoded in one genomic region:
- a CDS encoding ribonuclease D codes for MPTYPQGAVDVVDAEGAQSALGKLEQARELAVDLEADSMHAFRARLCFLQVSTDSDVFLFDTLQPGVEARLLAPLMGDPGRPKYFHAAQGDLQFLAEAGVRVRGLFDTHRAATLLGWPKVGLADLAREKLGVELPKEHQQSDFSLRPLPPGMRDYIANDVRYLCELGRQVREATREAGIQEEVELDCERLCDEAVARPDVGADFKPKLPRSGLSPAQQTLANAIAHALHQKRLEWAEKENVPMGRMLSNMAIADIATRMPSTPRDLARAAGVRGSFVRTHGDEVLSILREQQEKARKGELQPERENKGPKDSNRRKREDALKAFRVEKAAERKVTPSVILTNPLMDALLGQPPRDLEELARVPYLGDKRLKLYGPALIELLAAFPVVGG; via the coding sequence ATGCCAACCTACCCACAGGGTGCCGTGGACGTGGTCGATGCCGAGGGGGCCCAGAGCGCCCTCGGGAAGCTGGAGCAGGCGCGGGAGCTGGCCGTGGACCTGGAGGCCGACTCCATGCACGCCTTCCGGGCCCGCCTGTGCTTCCTCCAGGTCTCCACCGACAGCGACGTCTTCCTCTTCGATACACTCCAGCCCGGCGTGGAAGCCCGGCTGCTCGCCCCGCTGATGGGGGACCCAGGCCGTCCCAAGTACTTCCACGCGGCCCAGGGGGACTTGCAGTTCCTGGCCGAGGCGGGGGTGCGGGTGCGCGGTCTGTTCGATACCCACCGGGCCGCCACCCTCCTGGGCTGGCCCAAGGTGGGCCTGGCGGACCTCGCCCGGGAGAAGCTGGGGGTGGAGCTGCCCAAGGAGCACCAGCAGTCGGACTTCTCGCTGCGGCCCCTGCCCCCGGGCATGCGCGACTACATCGCCAACGACGTGCGCTACCTCTGCGAATTGGGGCGGCAGGTGCGCGAGGCCACCCGCGAGGCCGGCATCCAGGAAGAGGTGGAGCTGGACTGCGAGCGGCTGTGTGACGAAGCCGTGGCGCGTCCCGACGTGGGCGCGGACTTCAAGCCGAAGCTGCCCCGCTCCGGGCTGTCTCCGGCGCAGCAGACGCTGGCCAACGCCATCGCCCACGCGCTGCACCAGAAGCGGCTGGAGTGGGCGGAGAAGGAGAACGTGCCCATGGGGCGCATGCTCTCCAACATGGCCATCGCGGACATCGCCACGCGGATGCCCTCCACGCCCAGGGACCTGGCGCGCGCGGCCGGCGTGCGCGGCTCCTTCGTGCGCACCCACGGCGACGAGGTCCTCTCCATCCTCCGCGAGCAGCAGGAGAAGGCCCGCAAGGGCGAGCTGCAACCGGAGCGGGAGAACAAGGGCCCCAAGGACTCCAACCGCCGCAAGCGCGAGGACGCGCTCAAGGCGTTCCGCGTGGAGAAGGCGGCCGAGCGCAAGGTGACGCCCAGCGTGATTCTCACCAATCCGCTGATGGATGCGCTGCTCGGCCAGCCGCCTCGAGACCTGGAGGAGCTGGCGCGGGTGCCCTACCTGGGTGACAAGCGACTGAAGCTCTACGGACCCGCCCTCATCGAGCTGCTCGCCGCCTTCCCCGTCGTCGGTGGCTGA
- a CDS encoding peptide chain release factor 3, which translates to MTNELDREVARRRTFAIISHPDAGKTTLTEKLLLYGGAIHLAGSVKAKRARRHATSDWMELEKERGISVTSSVLQFVYRDHAVNLLDTPGHQDFSEDTYRTLAAADAAVMLIDAAKGVEPQTKKLFKVCRMRGIPIFTFVNKLDRYGREPLELMNELEQVLGIRSYPMNWPIGMGPEFRGVYDRQARVVHVFSAEGSHGESEVSERSVSIDSDEIKTVLTDTELAKLHEDIELLDIGGDEFTREKSDQGQLTPMFFGSAMTNFGVRPFLDAFLDLAPAPTSRQTTTGTREPTNPKFAGFVFKIQANMDPAHRDRIAFMRVVSGRYVKGMNAFHSRLGKEVRLAKPSQFMAAERTAIEDAWPGDVIGLFDPGQYRIGDTLAEGSDVEFEGVPRFSPEYFAVVRSKDPLRRKQMEKGLEQLSEEGTVQIFQQLAMGMKDPIVGVVGALQFEVLQYRLEHEYGAKIALDRLPFSHARWVVGPNFDPKSFDWEGNRQTVQDRDGLPLVLFRDDWALQHAEDKHPELKFLNEAPQLRKLAALASGS; encoded by the coding sequence ATGACGAACGAGCTCGACAGGGAGGTCGCCCGGCGGCGCACCTTCGCGATCATCTCCCACCCCGACGCGGGAAAGACCACGCTCACGGAGAAGCTGCTGCTCTACGGCGGCGCCATCCACCTGGCCGGTAGCGTCAAGGCCAAGCGCGCGCGGCGCCACGCCACCAGCGACTGGATGGAGCTGGAGAAGGAGCGCGGTATCTCCGTCACCTCGTCCGTCCTCCAGTTCGTGTACCGGGACCACGCGGTCAACCTGCTGGACACCCCGGGCCACCAGGACTTCTCCGAGGACACCTACCGCACCCTCGCCGCCGCCGACGCCGCGGTGATGCTCATCGACGCGGCCAAGGGCGTCGAGCCCCAGACGAAGAAGCTCTTCAAGGTGTGCCGGATGCGCGGCATCCCCATCTTCACCTTCGTCAACAAGCTGGACCGCTACGGCCGCGAGCCGCTCGAACTGATGAACGAATTGGAGCAGGTGCTCGGCATCCGCTCCTACCCGATGAACTGGCCCATCGGCATGGGGCCCGAGTTCCGCGGCGTCTATGACCGCCAGGCCCGCGTCGTCCACGTCTTCTCCGCCGAGGGCTCCCACGGCGAATCCGAAGTCTCGGAGCGCTCGGTCTCCATCGACTCGGATGAAATCAAGACGGTCCTCACGGACACGGAGCTGGCGAAGCTCCACGAGGACATCGAGCTGCTCGACATCGGCGGCGACGAGTTCACCCGCGAGAAGAGCGACCAGGGCCAGCTGACGCCCATGTTCTTCGGCAGCGCGATGACGAACTTCGGCGTGCGCCCGTTCCTCGACGCGTTCCTGGACCTGGCCCCCGCGCCCACCTCGCGCCAGACGACGACCGGCACGCGCGAGCCGACCAACCCCAAGTTCGCGGGCTTCGTCTTCAAGATTCAGGCGAACATGGACCCCGCCCACCGCGACCGCATCGCCTTCATGCGCGTGGTGAGCGGCCGCTACGTCAAGGGCATGAACGCGTTCCACTCGCGGCTGGGCAAGGAAGTGCGCCTGGCCAAGCCCAGCCAGTTCATGGCCGCCGAGCGCACCGCCATCGAAGACGCCTGGCCCGGTGACGTCATCGGCCTGTTCGACCCGGGGCAGTACCGCATCGGAGACACCCTCGCGGAGGGCTCCGACGTGGAGTTCGAGGGCGTGCCGCGCTTCAGTCCGGAGTACTTCGCGGTGGTCCGCTCCAAGGACCCGCTGCGCCGCAAGCAGATGGAGAAGGGCCTGGAGCAGCTCTCGGAAGAGGGCACCGTGCAAATCTTCCAGCAGCTCGCCATGGGCATGAAGGACCCGATCGTCGGCGTGGTCGGCGCCCTCCAGTTCGAGGTCCTCCAGTACCGCCTGGAGCACGAGTACGGGGCGAAGATTGCCCTGGACCGGCTGCCCTTCAGCCACGCGCGCTGGGTGGTGGGGCCGAACTTCGACCCCAAGTCCTTCGACTGGGAAGGCAACCGTCAGACAGTGCAGGACCGCGACGGGTTGCCCCTGGTGCTCTTCCGCGACGACTGGGCGCTCCAGCACGCCGAGGACAAGCACCCGGAGCTGAAGTTCCTCAACGAGGCGCCGCAGCTGCGCAAGCTCGCCGCGCTCGCCTCGGGGAGCTGA
- a CDS encoding serine hydrolase — protein MCALDRCLAAVWLLLLVVSGSAHAAASPESPAERLVGVWGSERLLGPEVRGELTLVRGTDTWRARIAGYDVQARVEGKKVSIILPGGQGELRGTLAEDGQRITGHWLQPRVLMSGMTFATPVVLRVLQPGVWRGEVSPLEDRFSLYLVVEKQPDGSVGAFIRNPERNFGNRVMFRVSLQDGAVRLTPTSGSAQPLEGTFDAEAHRLALRYPPFGLTFDFTRRERTQAVGLHPRSPASGPYVYQAPIAEDDGWPTASLTDVGMDVQPIRKLVQSIIDQTPGAQPAPAIQGLLIARHGKLVVEEYFHGFDKERPHDLRSAAKTYASVLVGIALDQGAPFTVDTPVVTLFPEYAGKISNLDARKKKLTVAHLMSMSTGLACDDDDPESPGNEDRLEDSVPDWYKYTLDLPMVREPGSQAVYCSANINLLGGVLRNTTRSWLPEFFEKHLATPLQMRKYHLDLMPSGEMYLGGGIYMRPRDALKLGQLYLSGGSWNGRRVVSQRWVERSTARHAAMNPKQTYGYTWWRHELRVGDRVYSQYEASGNGGQLIMVVPELDLVTMFTAGNYNHVALWRKFREELLPQFILSAVTPAK, from the coding sequence ATGTGCGCTCTCGACCGATGCCTCGCCGCCGTCTGGCTCCTCCTGCTGGTGGTTTCTGGAAGTGCTCACGCGGCGGCTTCACCGGAGTCCCCGGCGGAGCGGCTGGTGGGAGTCTGGGGCAGTGAGCGGCTCCTGGGCCCGGAGGTCCGAGGCGAGCTGACCCTCGTTCGAGGCACGGACACGTGGCGGGCGCGCATCGCGGGCTACGACGTCCAGGCGCGCGTGGAGGGGAAGAAGGTCTCCATCATCCTACCTGGAGGTCAGGGCGAGCTGCGGGGGACCCTCGCGGAGGATGGCCAGCGCATCACCGGCCACTGGCTTCAGCCGCGAGTGCTCATGAGCGGCATGACGTTCGCCACGCCCGTGGTGCTGCGCGTGCTCCAGCCGGGCGTATGGCGCGGCGAGGTGTCACCCCTCGAGGACCGGTTCTCGCTCTATCTCGTGGTCGAGAAGCAACCCGATGGCTCCGTGGGCGCGTTCATCCGCAACCCCGAGCGGAACTTCGGCAACCGGGTGATGTTTCGCGTGAGCCTCCAGGACGGTGCCGTGCGCCTCACGCCCACGTCGGGGAGTGCGCAGCCCTTGGAGGGGACGTTCGACGCGGAGGCCCACCGGTTGGCCTTGCGCTACCCTCCCTTCGGTCTGACGTTCGACTTCACCCGGAGGGAGCGGACGCAGGCGGTGGGCCTTCATCCGCGCTCCCCCGCCTCGGGTCCTTACGTGTATCAAGCGCCCATCGCCGAGGACGACGGCTGGCCCACGGCCTCGCTCACCGACGTGGGGATGGACGTCCAGCCCATCCGGAAGCTCGTGCAGAGCATCATCGACCAGACGCCCGGGGCGCAGCCCGCGCCCGCCATCCAGGGCCTGCTCATCGCTCGCCACGGGAAGCTCGTCGTGGAGGAGTACTTCCACGGCTTCGACAAGGAGCGTCCGCATGATTTGCGCTCTGCGGCGAAGACCTATGCCTCGGTGCTGGTGGGCATCGCGTTGGACCAGGGCGCGCCCTTCACCGTCGACACGCCCGTCGTCACCCTGTTCCCCGAGTACGCCGGGAAGATTTCAAACCTCGACGCACGCAAGAAGAAGCTCACCGTCGCGCACTTGATGTCCATGTCCACGGGGCTGGCCTGTGACGACGATGACCCGGAGTCCCCGGGCAACGAGGACCGGCTCGAGGACTCCGTCCCCGATTGGTACAAGTACACGTTGGACCTGCCCATGGTGCGCGAGCCCGGCAGTCAGGCCGTGTATTGCTCCGCCAACATCAACCTCCTCGGCGGAGTCCTTCGCAACACGACCCGGAGCTGGCTGCCGGAGTTCTTCGAGAAGCACCTCGCCACGCCGCTCCAGATGCGGAAGTACCACCTGGACCTGATGCCCTCGGGCGAGATGTACCTGGGTGGCGGCATCTACATGCGCCCTCGCGATGCGCTCAAGCTCGGGCAGCTCTACCTCTCTGGCGGGAGCTGGAACGGAAGGCGCGTCGTCAGTCAGCGCTGGGTCGAGCGCTCCACGGCCCGGCACGCGGCCATGAATCCGAAACAGACGTACGGCTACACGTGGTGGCGACACGAGCTGCGCGTGGGCGACCGGGTGTATTCGCAATATGAAGCCAGCGGGAACGGCGGGCAGCTCATCATGGTGGTCCCCGAGCTGGACCTCGTCACGATGTTCACCGCGGGCAATTACAACCACGTGGCCCTGTGGCGGAAGTTCCGCGAGGAGCTCTTGCCCCAGTTCATCTTGAGCGCGGTGACCCCGGCGAAGTGA
- a CDS encoding O-methyltransferase, with amino-acid sequence MPKLTLVSPEAEEYVRAHSVAPSPLFEELKDITLARTSSPGMQVGPVEGAFLKMLVSLTRAGRVLEIGTFTGYSALMMAEGLPDDGELITCDINPETSEIARSFFARSPHGRKIQLKFGPALETLKTLRGPFDLAFIDADKVNYGAYWDAVVPLVRAGGLLVVDNVLWSGRVVSPESDLDHVIAAFNDKVLKDARVEPVMLTVRDGMTLARKR; translated from the coding sequence ATGCCCAAGCTCACGCTCGTCTCGCCCGAAGCCGAGGAGTACGTCCGCGCGCACTCCGTGGCGCCTTCGCCTCTTTTCGAGGAACTCAAGGACATCACCCTCGCACGCACGAGTTCTCCTGGGATGCAGGTCGGACCCGTGGAGGGGGCCTTCCTGAAAATGCTCGTCTCGCTCACCCGTGCGGGGCGCGTGCTGGAGATTGGCACCTTCACGGGTTACTCGGCGCTGATGATGGCGGAAGGTCTCCCGGATGACGGGGAGCTCATTACCTGTGACATCAACCCCGAGACGTCCGAGATTGCCCGCTCCTTCTTCGCACGCAGTCCGCATGGCCGGAAAATCCAGCTCAAGTTCGGGCCTGCCCTGGAAACCTTGAAGACGCTGCGGGGCCCGTTCGACCTCGCCTTCATCGACGCGGACAAGGTGAACTACGGCGCGTACTGGGACGCGGTGGTGCCGCTGGTGCGGGCTGGGGGGCTGTTGGTGGTGGACAACGTGTTGTGGTCCGGGCGCGTGGTGAGCCCGGAGTCGGACCTGGACCATGTGATTGCGGCCTTCAACGACAAGGTCCTGAAGGATGCCCGCGTGGAGCCGGTGATGTTGACGGTGCGCGACGGGATGACGCTCGCGCGCAAGCGCTGA
- a CDS encoding glutathione S-transferase family protein, giving the protein MITLYGFGRVHSKVVGLTRDLRVLWALEELGVPYRVHGVDHPAGETRSEEYLRLNPFAQVPVLDDDGFVLTETGAILLYLAEKTGRLIPLDLRGRAQVSRWCFAALNSVEPPLFDLVMIELLGASDPTGEQRRPVVLKHATRKLASLEDWLQERPYLTGEAFTVADILMTTVLREVRNAGVLDDYPRVSAYRERCEARPAWKRTLDAYEQRLGVPEGSAR; this is encoded by the coding sequence ATGATCACGCTCTATGGCTTCGGTCGGGTCCACTCGAAGGTCGTCGGTCTCACGCGCGACTTGCGCGTCCTATGGGCGCTTGAGGAGCTGGGAGTTCCCTATCGGGTCCATGGCGTGGACCACCCCGCCGGGGAAACCCGGAGCGAGGAGTACCTGCGGCTGAACCCCTTCGCGCAGGTGCCGGTGCTCGACGACGACGGCTTCGTGCTCACAGAGACGGGCGCCATCCTGTTGTATCTGGCGGAGAAGACGGGCCGGTTGATTCCCTTGGACCTGCGCGGCCGCGCCCAGGTGTCGCGCTGGTGTTTCGCCGCGCTCAACAGCGTGGAGCCGCCGCTGTTCGACCTCGTGATGATTGAACTGCTCGGCGCCTCCGACCCCACCGGTGAGCAGCGGCGCCCCGTGGTCTTGAAGCACGCCACACGCAAGCTGGCTTCGCTCGAGGACTGGCTCCAGGAACGCCCGTATCTCACCGGCGAGGCGTTCACCGTGGCGGACATCTTGATGACCACGGTGCTGCGCGAGGTGCGCAACGCGGGGGTGCTCGACGACTACCCCCGAGTCTCCGCCTATCGCGAGCGCTGTGAGGCGCGGCCCGCATGGAAGCGGACGCTGGACGCCTATGAGCAGCGCCTCGGGGTCCCCGAGGGCAGCGCGCGTTAG
- a CDS encoding M1 family metallopeptidase, with protein sequence MRLGHLGAATSLLLTLLLTGCAGGPREVASSPAPAGERARAIPPPVEDPRVLTPPGLRLEGKARPTRQAVMLEVDPRQELFRGVADVQLSLSERTRALWLHGTELSVTGAHVVVGESRVPVEALPVGEDLLTFIPREPLEPGVVTLHVEYSGHAKAQEDSGVFREEENGRWYAMTQFQPLYARRAFPCFDEPAFKIPFELTLRVRAEDSAFANTPVRAEKADGDGWKTVRFQPTPALPTYLVAFAVGPFDVVDAGKAGKNQVPVRMLVPKGRGAESAWAADVTGPLLMELEEWFGSPYPYAKLDVLALPGHQGGAMEHPGLITFSASLMLSTPQDDSVARQRVFTETQAHELAHQWFGNLVTPEWWDDLWLNESFADWLAFKVVARWRPEWRGDLRRVDARSASMREDWLVSARSIRQPIEVSGDIHSAFDAITYGKGAAVLAMFESWLGPEVFQRGVRDYLRTHARGTATTEDFIQSLSQAAGQDVAPAFSSFLDQPGVPLVSMTLECPKEGAPRLALEQRRYLPLGASEKASDSKPWHVPLCVRYAVGGVEGRACTVLTEPSGTLALNDARRCPDWVHPNADARGYYHALVRGDGLTRLATKGAARLSVPERLVLMADAQALLSSGALDVTQALTLVTRLGDGDANLVMGAASVVGSVHSDLVPDALRAHRARFVRGLFGARARSVGFVSRPGDSEDLRLLRPALLGIATNEGEDPKLRAEARRLALRWLENHGALQSEDAAIVLQSASVAGDAALHQRMRDAARTATTESERGLLFNALGSFRDVSLARASLELMLDTKVDTREALAILFGQLSESATREVAFTFLRENFDTLRGRLPRDISTWLLSSGGVFCDAGHREEVAHFFGPRAADFEGGERALAQSLERVDQCIAQREALRPGLTRFLARY encoded by the coding sequence ATGCGGTTGGGACACCTCGGCGCGGCCACCAGTCTGCTGCTCACGCTCCTCCTCACGGGGTGCGCGGGAGGGCCACGCGAAGTGGCCTCGTCCCCCGCGCCCGCCGGGGAGAGGGCGCGCGCCATCCCGCCTCCGGTGGAGGACCCGCGCGTGCTCACCCCTCCAGGGCTGCGGCTGGAGGGGAAGGCGCGGCCCACGCGGCAGGCGGTGATGCTGGAGGTGGACCCCCGCCAGGAGCTGTTCCGGGGCGTCGCGGATGTGCAGCTGTCGCTGTCCGAGCGCACGCGGGCCCTGTGGCTGCACGGCACGGAGTTGAGCGTGACGGGCGCTCACGTCGTGGTGGGTGAGTCGCGCGTGCCGGTCGAAGCCCTGCCCGTGGGCGAGGACCTGCTCACCTTCATCCCTCGCGAGCCCCTGGAGCCCGGCGTCGTCACGCTGCACGTCGAGTACTCCGGCCACGCGAAGGCCCAGGAGGACAGCGGCGTCTTCCGCGAGGAGGAGAATGGCCGCTGGTACGCGATGACGCAGTTCCAGCCGCTGTATGCGCGGCGCGCGTTCCCGTGCTTCGACGAGCCCGCGTTCAAGATTCCCTTCGAGCTCACCTTGCGCGTGCGTGCGGAGGACTCCGCCTTCGCCAACACCCCCGTGCGCGCCGAGAAGGCCGATGGGGACGGATGGAAGACGGTGCGATTCCAGCCCACGCCCGCGCTGCCCACGTACCTGGTGGCCTTCGCGGTGGGCCCCTTCGACGTCGTGGACGCGGGCAAGGCCGGGAAGAACCAGGTGCCCGTGCGCATGCTGGTGCCCAAGGGGCGCGGGGCGGAGAGCGCGTGGGCGGCCGATGTCACCGGGCCGCTGCTCATGGAGTTGGAGGAGTGGTTCGGTTCACCCTATCCGTACGCGAAGCTGGATGTGCTCGCGTTGCCCGGACATCAGGGCGGCGCCATGGAGCACCCGGGCCTCATCACCTTCTCCGCGTCGCTGATGCTCAGCACGCCCCAGGATGACTCCGTGGCGCGGCAACGCGTCTTCACGGAGACGCAGGCGCACGAGCTCGCGCACCAGTGGTTCGGCAACCTCGTGACACCCGAGTGGTGGGACGACCTTTGGCTCAACGAGTCCTTCGCGGACTGGCTCGCCTTCAAGGTCGTGGCGCGCTGGCGCCCCGAGTGGCGCGGAGACCTGCGCCGCGTGGACGCGCGGAGTGCGTCCATGCGCGAGGACTGGCTCGTCAGCGCGCGCAGCATCCGCCAGCCCATCGAAGTGTCGGGTGACATCCACAGCGCCTTCGACGCCATCACCTACGGCAAGGGCGCGGCCGTGCTCGCCATGTTCGAGTCGTGGCTCGGGCCCGAGGTCTTCCAGCGCGGCGTGCGCGACTACCTGCGGACCCACGCACGCGGCACCGCCACCACCGAGGACTTCATCCAGTCGCTGTCCCAGGCCGCGGGACAGGATGTCGCGCCCGCGTTCTCCTCGTTCCTGGACCAGCCCGGTGTCCCGCTCGTCTCGATGACGCTGGAGTGCCCCAAGGAGGGCGCCCCCCGGCTCGCGCTGGAGCAGCGGCGCTATCTGCCGCTGGGTGCCTCCGAGAAGGCCTCCGACTCCAAGCCGTGGCACGTGCCGCTGTGCGTGCGCTACGCGGTGGGCGGGGTGGAAGGCCGCGCGTGTACGGTGCTCACCGAGCCGTCGGGGACCCTGGCCTTGAATGACGCCCGGCGGTGCCCGGACTGGGTCCACCCCAACGCGGACGCCCGTGGGTACTACCACGCGCTGGTGCGGGGAGACGGGCTGACGCGGCTGGCGACCAAGGGCGCCGCGCGGCTCAGCGTCCCCGAGCGGCTGGTGCTGATGGCGGATGCCCAGGCGCTGCTGTCCAGTGGAGCCCTGGACGTCACCCAGGCGCTCACGCTGGTGACCCGGCTGGGGGATGGCGACGCGAACCTGGTGATGGGCGCGGCGAGCGTGGTGGGCAGTGTGCACTCGGACCTGGTGCCGGATGCGCTGCGTGCCCATCGAGCCCGCTTCGTGAGAGGTCTCTTCGGAGCGCGGGCCCGCTCGGTGGGCTTCGTGTCACGACCTGGCGACAGCGAGGACCTGCGGCTCTTGAGGCCCGCGCTCCTGGGGATTGCCACCAACGAAGGCGAGGACCCCAAGCTGCGCGCCGAGGCGCGCCGGCTGGCCCTGCGCTGGCTGGAGAACCACGGCGCCTTGCAGTCGGAGGACGCGGCCATCGTCCTCCAATCCGCCTCCGTGGCGGGAGACGCGGCCCTGCACCAGCGGATGAGGGACGCGGCTCGCACCGCCACCACCGAGTCGGAGCGAGGGCTCCTCTTCAACGCGCTGGGCAGCTTCCGGGACGTGTCGCTCGCGCGCGCGAGCCTGGAGCTGATGCTGGACACGAAGGTGGACACACGCGAGGCCCTGGCCATCCTCTTCGGCCAGCTCTCCGAGAGCGCCACGCGTGAGGTGGCCTTCACCTTCCTGCGAGAGAACTTCGACACCCTGCGGGGACGGTTGCCGCGGGACATCTCCACGTGGCTGCTGTCCAGCGGCGGCGTGTTCTGCGACGCCGGACACCGCGAGGAGGTGGCCCACTTCTTCGGCCCTCGCGCCGCCGACTTCGAGGGCGGGGAGCGCGCGCTGGCCCAGTCCCTGGAGCGGGTGGACCAGTGCATCGCCCAGCGCGAGGCCCTGCGGCCGGGCCTCACGCGCTTCCTCGCGCGCTACTGA
- a CDS encoding carboxypeptidase M32, translating into MDTWLLSRMQELKDLQGLIGLATWDQETYLPARAGPARAHQLSTLQGIHHERLVDPRLGDALEKAATEAGLSDDERAMVEVLWREREREVRVPSALVRALAEAQSQGLHAWREARQERKFARFQPALHRLLTLRREQADAYGHAGERYDALLEGYEPGMRVARLTPVLSALREHLIPMVGRLSGSSRPVPKLFDGRRYDKDAQWRFTLRLLKDIGFDLEAGRQDLSIHPFTGGTHALDVRLTTRVDETNPLSAIFSTIHEAGHGLFEQGFAPEHHRTPLAAAPSMGLHESQSRLWENLVGRSQPFWEHYFPLLRDSFPEALAGVDVEDFLAVVNAVSPSLIRTESDEVTYNLHIAVRYELELLLIRDELPLDELPAAWNTRMERYLGVTPPDDTKGVLQDIHWAWGELGYFPTYSLGNLYSASLYRAAERALPDLDGLLGKGQLLPLRDWLREHIHGQGFRLPAEERVRVVTGQGLTDTDFLGYLRTKYGVVSSART; encoded by the coding sequence ATGGATACCTGGCTGCTCTCCCGGATGCAGGAGTTGAAGGACCTCCAAGGGCTCATTGGCCTCGCCACGTGGGACCAGGAGACGTACCTCCCGGCCCGGGCGGGCCCCGCCAGGGCCCATCAGCTCTCCACCCTCCAAGGCATCCACCACGAGCGTCTGGTGGACCCGAGGCTCGGCGATGCCCTCGAGAAGGCCGCCACGGAGGCGGGCCTGTCGGACGACGAGCGGGCCATGGTGGAGGTCCTCTGGCGCGAGCGGGAGCGCGAGGTGCGGGTGCCCTCGGCGCTGGTGCGTGCCCTGGCCGAGGCCCAGAGCCAGGGCCTCCACGCCTGGCGAGAGGCCCGTCAGGAGCGCAAGTTCGCCCGCTTCCAGCCCGCGCTCCACCGCCTCCTGACGCTGCGCCGCGAGCAGGCGGATGCCTATGGCCACGCGGGTGAGCGGTATGACGCGCTGCTGGAGGGCTATGAGCCTGGCATGCGTGTCGCGCGGCTCACCCCGGTGTTGAGCGCGCTGCGTGAGCACCTCATCCCCATGGTGGGGCGCCTGTCGGGTTCATCGCGCCCGGTGCCGAAGCTCTTCGACGGCCGGCGCTACGACAAGGATGCGCAGTGGCGCTTCACCTTGCGGCTGCTCAAGGACATCGGCTTCGACCTGGAGGCGGGCCGGCAGGACCTGAGCATCCATCCCTTCACCGGAGGCACCCACGCGCTCGACGTGCGGCTCACCACGCGCGTGGACGAGACGAACCCGCTCTCCGCCATCTTCAGCACCATCCACGAGGCGGGCCACGGCTTGTTCGAGCAGGGCTTCGCGCCCGAGCACCACCGCACCCCGCTGGCCGCCGCGCCCTCCATGGGCCTGCACGAGTCGCAGTCGCGCCTGTGGGAGAACCTGGTCGGCCGGAGCCAGCCCTTCTGGGAGCACTACTTCCCGCTCTTGCGCGACAGCTTCCCGGAGGCGCTGGCCGGGGTGGACGTGGAGGACTTCCTCGCGGTCGTCAACGCGGTGAGCCCGTCGCTCATCCGCACCGAGTCCGACGAGGTGACGTACAACCTGCACATCGCCGTGCGCTACGAGCTGGAGCTGTTGCTGATTCGGGACGAGCTCCCGCTCGACGAGCTGCCCGCCGCGTGGAACACGCGCATGGAGCGCTACCTGGGAGTCACTCCTCCCGATGACACGAAGGGCGTGCTCCAGGACATCCACTGGGCCTGGGGCGAGCTGGGCTATTTCCCCACGTACTCGCTGGGCAATCTCTATTCCGCGTCGCTCTATCGCGCCGCCGAACGCGCCTTGCCTGACCTCGACGGGCTGCTGGGGAAGGGACAACTGCTTCCCCTGCGTGACTGGCTGCGGGAGCACATCCACGGCCAGGGCTTCCGCCTCCCCGCCGAGGAGCGCGTGCGCGTGGTGACGGGGCAGGGCCTCACCGATACAGACTTCCTCGGCTACCTGCGCACGAAGTACGGCGTCGTGTCGTCTGCACGGACGTGA